CTTGAACGCCTCTTCCGCCATCGTGAATGGGGCGATTTCGGAATAGACCCCCGCTTCGCGCACGCGGCGGGCGATCAGCTGGGTGACCTGGCTGCCGAAATCGACGATCAGGATGGAGTCGTGGTTGAGCGCGTCTGTCATGGCCGCGCGATAGAAAGCACCCGCGATTCTGTCCAGCGCCGGGGGCCGAACCTGCAAAACGCAGCAGTAACTTGCAAAATTTGCAAGCAATAATGTTGCTTTCGCACTTGCAGCATATGCTGGCCGCGCCTAGCTGAGCCCCTGTGATCCGGGCCGGAAGAGGAGCCGGGCCGAATCGCGATCCGAAAAGCAAAACAACCGAGACCGGATGCCCTGTTCGTGCGAACGAAACAGGAGGAAAGAATGACGACCAATCTGACCAGCCACGTCATCGGCGCAATCGCTGCGCTGGCTTTCAGCGGCATCGCTTTCACCGCGACGCTGATCGCCTGACAGGCACCACGATCCGCCCCGCCCATGATGGGCGGGGTCGATCGACCCAGACCTGATTCTCGGGGCTTAACCGCCGCCTACTTCCGACAGGATTAGCGCCAGCAAGACGCCCAGCGCGGTGGCAATGCCAACGGTATGCGCGTCTTCCTTGAACGCCTTGGGAAACACTTCAGTACCCAGGCTGGCAACAACCGCGCCCGCCGCAACGCAGCGGACGAAGCCCAGCACATGTTCGCTGACCCCGTTGAATGCCAGATTGCCAACGATGGCCGCCATCGACAGCAGAGCCGCCGTCGCCGTCCATAGCCATACGACTTTGGCCTTCGACCAGCCCTGATTTTCACGCATCGAACGCGCGCCGCTCGCCGCCTCGGGCAGGTTCGACAGCAGGATCGATGCCGCCAGCGCAGCCACTTCCTTTGGCCCCGCCGCGATCAGCGCAACGCCCAGTGCAAGGTTTTCCGGCACGCCGTCGGTGGTGACCGCCGCCAGCAATCCGCCGCCGCTGTCGCTGCCCCATTTTTCGTCAATCCAGTAATCGATCACGGTGAACAGGACCGCCCCGGTCGATACGCCCAGCACGACGATCAGCAGCGAGCTTTTCTCCAGCGTCGGCTCAATCAGTTCGGTAACCAGCGAGAGCAACAAGGCCCCGCCCGCCAGCGCGACGATGAACCCTTCGGTGCGGGGGCGCAGCTTGCCGTAAACCCCGATCAACGCGCCGATGATCAGCGCACCCGACACGATGGCGACAACGGCAAGAGTTAGGCCCATGCCGGCCAAACCCGCCAGAGGCAGCCCCCGTTCCCGCTCCTCAGTCGGTGTAGGCGCGGATCAGATCGTACAGGAACGCCCTCCCCTGCTTCAGCGCATCGACGCGGATACGCTCGTTCAGTCCATGCACGCCGCTCGGTTCGCCGGTGCTCCACGGACCTGGCGTGCCATAGGCGGGAATGCCTGCGGCGGTCAGGAAGGTGCTGTCGGTATAGCCGTTCGACATCGTCACGCCAAAACTGGCCCACGGAAAGTGTTCGCCAACCATCTCTTTCATCGGTTCGATCACATCGTCCGAAAGCGGCGGCGGCGGGGGTGCCGGGCGGATCGGGTCGAGCGTTTTTACCGAGACCCGTTCATCGCCGATGGCGGTGACCAGTGCCTTGCGGATTTCCTCGATAGGATGGCCGGGAAAAATGCGGCAATTCACGTTGGCCGTCGCCCGCTGGGGCAGCGCGTTGCGCGCGTGTCCGGCCTCCAGCATGGTGGCAACGCAAGTCGTGCGCGTGTTGCTGCGCAGATTGGCATCGGCGGACACCACCGCATCGGCATCGGCGTCGCCAGGGTCCGCCAGCAGGGCGGAAATCGCTGCGCCCAGCTCGCCCTTCTCACTCTCGGCACGCTGCTGCAGCGAGGCGCGGGTCACGTCGCTGAACTCCACCGGGAAATCATAGGCCTCAATCGCCTTCAGCGCCGAAGCGAGTTCGTAGATTGCATTGTCGGGACGC
The sequence above is a segment of the Croceicoccus naphthovorans genome. Coding sequences within it:
- a CDS encoding ZIP family metal transporter, with product MGLTLAVVAIVSGALIIGALIGVYGKLRPRTEGFIVALAGGALLLSLVTELIEPTLEKSSLLIVVLGVSTGAVLFTVIDYWIDEKWGSDSGGGLLAAVTTDGVPENLALGVALIAAGPKEVAALAASILLSNLPEAASGARSMRENQGWSKAKVVWLWTATAALLSMAAIVGNLAFNGVSEHVLGFVRCVAAGAVVASLGTEVFPKAFKEDAHTVGIATALGVLLALILSEVGGG